ttcaacaaCAAGGTTcagtgcatttttttctctattcGTGATTTTATGTGACGGCCTTTGCATTTGTTTACCGTTCTCTCATGACGTGTCTTCCTCAAAGATTCAAATACTTGGGCAAGACAAGTGGGAGTTTGAACCCAGATTTATATTGGTAGATTTTCTTAATTCTCTTCCAGTTCACAATTTTCCACTATGTTGTGTTGGCCAATCCATAAAATCCGTTCGAGTTTGTTGTCGAATGCGAAGGAGGCAAAAGGGTAAGAATATTCCCgagttttaagaagaaaaagtgCTCAAAGACTTTCACAACCTCTGTGTTGAGGGTTCTATCCCGCAGTCAGTTTGCTATAAATCTTATTAGACCTACAGGCATTGATTCTTACTTTGGAAACGCTGTCAATCTGCCTAGAATTGtaaagatgttttctttagtGGGATGCTTCTCATATTTCtaccaccaggtggcagcagcGTAGTTTCCTGATCGCTGCTTGCATTCGCCTggagatgaaaaagaaaaatcatacttacaaaacaaaagagcaaatactAATTATTATGCGTCCAAATACTTTCAGGCGTGTGGCTGATGTGTTAGTAGAATGTCTTAAAGAAATGAcccaaagaaaatgaaatgctgTTGCTaaaaccgttttttttttgtttgttttatttatgtttgcgGTTGCCGCTTTGCTATCTCATTAACTCAATTTACGCAGCAATATCACATATAAAATATCTGCAGCGTTTTACAGACACAGTGGTCCTTTTCATGCGGGTCCTGGCAACATTTAAAGGCCGAGGTGAACGACCGTCTGTTCACTACTACTGACATGTTTTCATGTCCATACAGGATGATTGTTGGAATATTAAACAAGAGAGTTACACTAATAGGTAAATTAAGAAATGAGAATTATGTGTTTGATGACTCGTTTTAATGATCCACCTGCTGAACGTTCCCAATTAAGAACATGTATTTCTTTAAAGCCAATGTCAGCACAGCATAAACTTTAGACTTTATTTAGCTAGTTTTGAATGTGCTCacatttctgtttacttttgtATGAAAATTTGttcttgcaaagaaaaaaaaaattctacgcCAGAGGTAAACtaaaattttagtttattaCTCTATTTCAGGCCCTCTTAGTTTACTTTGAACGTTCACTAGAAACATTCACCATTTTGTTGTTCATAAGTGACAAGTGAGGGCAAAAACCGCTAGTGCACTGGTAACCCATTTTGGAGACAGCTTTGGAGCGGACAATAACCCTCTTGTGTCCCTTTGACAATTTTTgcctcttttaaaaatatatttcatatttggTTGTGTTGAGGAAAATGCCATAAAATTTGGCCAGGTTATGATTTTGTGGtgaattttaacttttattatcattttgtttaagtttttatATGCCTTTGACTTAAGTAgagcatattttaattttcatattcAGTGCAATTATAACATTTCTGATTCTATTAAAGCACTGGAATCCTttcaaaatgtcatattttggtGTTCTACACAAGATTAAGGcgttattttatgaaaatttttgTGACTAACAATTTTCATAAACGGAATAAAAAGTTTCCTTCATTTTCATAATACCCTTGTATTTAAGGGTGtaaaagttcagaaaatgtctaattttttttaaaagtattacgAGGACTGAAGTTAATAGTAACACAGAATCTCTACATCTACGTCCATTTGACGGAGCCAAGAGCAGCTGTCAAATGGAACAAGTGAAATATAGAGGAACCCAACTATATTGTAAGCAAACAACTTCCggcagacattttgttttatgcctcaataaaatcaatgaaaaaaaaaatatttggaaaaattcatagtcaaaaatgacatttaagcCATTAGCTAAATGTAGGTACATCTTGCTAACTTTAGCTAGTCAACCATTAGCGGAATTCACTTAATTGCCTAGAACCGTATGGTCGCCATCTTGTATCGCGGAGCACCAGGCTCTTCCTCCGCGAGTAAAGAGTCAGTTTTTTGTGCCCTTCCAGCTGttatagcaaaacaaaattaatagtATGCGACCTCTGAACAACATTTCGCAGGTGAGAAGTTGTTTTTGTATAGTCCATAACttaattagcaaaaataaatacttaaaatatatcaatatgtGTGTGAGGTAACAACAGATGatatgcaattttaaaaagaattactgaaattaactaactttatattattaatattgtcTACATTCACTTACAATGGATATTTAACGACTGCAAGCAGTTAGTGAAGCTAATGTGCTAATCGAAAAGGATGCAAGTACATTGCGTCACTTGTTACTTTGAGTTCATGTAGATCTgatcattttactgtttttaaaataagttaatgaTCATAATATAATCTCTTACATCAAAATTGTGTGGAATGACTGCAGTTTCTGATCATTCTTTTACAAAACAAGCATGTTTATTAACAATTTAGTAGGTACATGTGGTTTTTGCTGCTACATAGAGTAATGTGCACTGTATAATGTGGAataactttacttttttgtgaagacgtttaattaaaacatgaagaTACCACATTTTTGTggagaaaatgaacagaagttAATTATTGTTAATTGTCCTCAGCAGACATgtatagtaaaaatatattgttaaaaattTAGTGGTGAAAATAAACTGTCACTGGCAAACTAGATAAGTTATACAGTTATAACCATAACCAAATATTGATACTTCTTGCTGACATTAGCTAATGAGTCATTAGCTAAAACTGACTTTATTACTTAATCAGTGATGTATGCCGATACAATCAGACTACAGCAGCACTAAAATGAGAGATGATACATTCTAAAATGTTTAcaggtttctttaaaaacaggtATTTTTCTTAGATATATTTTTGTCTCCAGAGCTGTAAACTGAGAAATTTTGAACATTATCGCTGAAAAGTTTAAGTAATTgtgttcaaaaagtaaaactcatgTATTGTATGGATGTGTTACAGTCACATTGATATGTTTCAAGGGTTTATTTTAGCTAATCTAGATGATTATGGCGTGCAGCTGGTATCAAAAACCGACAAAACCTTTCTCGCTcgcaaaattaaatgtattttaatttattatcacTGGCATCTTTTCCACTGAATCATAGAACAACAGCTACTATTCATCCTGCAGACTTTTCGACCTTGTTATTGAAGAACAGCTAAACCATTGGATACATTCACTGAAACCTTTGCATTTTCCTTTAATGCCTTCCTGGCCTAATTAGACTCTAATGAAATCTTGACATGAAGCAGTTTCTCTATTAAAGTCGCTCAgaactgaaacatgtttttcaccCAATTGACTGCTAAAACACTGGCGCTCATAACGCCACTCGGTTCATTACAAGATTGCCTTCTTCTTGAGAAATCACATAGTCACCATTTAAAGCTATTATTTCCCCGGACCTGCTGGCCACGTTTGGTAAATATACAGAATGAGTGCAGGGCTTCTGCAAGGGAACTGTTTGCTCTGCAAGTTCACCGACCTTTTCAGTACAGGAACCGATAGGACACTTACCTTCAAACAAAGCAATCTGACCCTAAGGTCCAACCAAGCCCAAATAACACCACGTGACTCGGCTGCCAACGTGAAGAGGATGTCAAGCTGAACCCACCTGACAAACTGTCACAATTGCAACCACCTTCCAAGCAGCCGCACGTCATCGGATCGGACTGTGGAGTTTATACTTGCCTGGACTTTAAATCGTGGAGAAGAGAGAGATCAGATTGGGAACATACCTTGCTTGCATCTGTGAATTCATCCAACTCGGAGTTTGGGTTTCATCCTCAGACGTCCGCGGCTGATTTTGTCACCATGCCAACAGGATCTGTAAGGCTCCACAGCATAAAAAAACTGGGACAGGAAAACCACAGCTATGAAGTTTCAGACGAAGGTAATGTACTATTTcctatataaataatttttttaatgacatcaaCTATTGATCAAGTTGCAATGAATACGAAAAGAGTGATTAGATAGAAACtaaacagaatatttattaCAATATCCGTTCTATGTTTGTGTTGCAGGACCAGCGGGCTCCTATATGTAAGTATAGCattaaaatactaaatactAGAAACAAAGAACTGTCACACTTTCTCAACAATACATACAATATACAGTAGGTTCTTATCCATAAAATGACCATTTGTCCACATCTTGACTCCTTGCACCCACAATTTTCATGTATATTATTAGGATTGTGCttgacaaaacaacacaaaagtaaaaaagtaacagtaaagtggaaaaaataaagtttttaagaaaaccaaataaaatctgaaatgtacCCTTTGCAGTCTGATAaccctaataaaaaaaaagtgggagCATCATGAAGTTGTTTCAGATTTGCCGCCATCCATGATGAGAATCttacatttcaataaataaatgatgtcatttaaaacatctcaaaacCGGAGCAATTTAGTCAAAGCCTAGGCTCTTCACCATCTGAAATTATAAGGAATGACCTCGTGTGTGTTCAAATTTGTCGTGGCAGATCTAGCAAATTTCTTTTATCCAGAGTGAGTCTTCATGTTTGCGATCAAAAAGATAGCTTCTACTTAATTTATATCttgtacatatttgtttacatgaacaAAACGATTAAAATCACTGTCTACCATCGGGGAAAGTGAGGGTGCAGAAGACTCACtttggataaaacatttttgcagatcTGTCAggagaaataattaaatgtgtCTGAAGGGAAACAatgatatatttttagaattttcACAAGATTTGGGCCACAATCTATGGGTCATAAGAGGTTAATATCATCCCAAAGGAAACATGTTATGCCAACTCAATCCCACTCCATAACCTCAGCTGACACTGTTGTCTACTACCTAACAGCAACATTGATAacctttacaaaaaacacaaatatagaAAAATCAACTTAAGGAAAGAATTAAGCAGAAAGTTAATTGctggttgtattttttttttgagctggTACAATGGCTCtatattaatgaaaaaacagAACTGGATGTTTAGACTGTATATTCATATATTATCTATTTAACTTTGAACACAGGCTttcttctaaaatgtttttaaaatgtacctTTTTCCAGTCAGCCAGTGTGGATTGATTTCAATGATCAAGCAGATAAATTATTAACGCAACTTTGGTGTAAGATTGCTGTCAGAAACCAAGCTCAAAGAACGAGATGATTTTAGATTTGTGATATGATGCTTCATCATTTGCACCATATTTTCCGTTGCTTTAACACATATGCAGTCACTGGAGGTTTGTGGCTGAGAGCACGGAGAATATGTCACACTCATGCTGTGGAGTAATGCTATGATTTCCTGTATTTTGATTGGTTTTGGGGTTGGTAGAAGAAGGGACTCGCTCACGGCCCTATTCATGCAAGAACCCCCAGTGTCTCAAATTATGCTATTGTTGAAAAATCTCCTTTTTCAGAAGGCTAGAAGAgaacatattttcttatttcagggAGGCTTTAGCTGTTTGCAGAAAGTTCCAGAGAACAGAAGGGATTCTctatacattttgtattaagTCCTCATTGTGCCATAACATAAAAGGGTTACCTGGGGGGCAGTAAGTCACTGTTCCGCTTTGTTCCATGCAGGTCGATGACTAATTCAAAGGACAAGGAGAAGTAAGTACTAAATGGCAGTAGATGTTATGAATTCCTAATTCCATTcgctttgtaaataaaacagttgACCTCCCCCTTTCCAACCAGGGTTCAAGGAAACCAAGAGCAACCTGCCATTAGAGTCGGCTTCTTCCAGCTGGTAACAATTCTtccgctgtttttttttcttttctccattcTCTCTCATTGTGAGATTTCTCCCTGAAACACAAAGCGCGTTGTCGATGTTTGCCGCCCAGTTCCGCTTTTCCACTTGCAAGGACGTCGCGATGATGATAGTGGGCAGCTTTTGCGCCGTGCTGCACGGCTCGGCCCAGCCGCTCATGCTGCTGGTGTTCGGCCTGCTCACCGACACCTTCATCGAGTACGACATCGAGCTCAACGAGCTGAGAGACGACCGCAAGGAGTGCGTGAACAACACTATCCAGTGGAAGACGAACTACACCGTAGTCCAAGACCCGACTCGGCCTCTGAACCAGTCGGATCTGGACCTCATCATCAACTCCACGTTAGAGATGCTCATTCCACTCAGAAACATGTCATGTGGGTAAGTGGGCTGTAAAAATGCATGAGGTTGGCTCTTTGAACTGTGAATGCACTATGAAgatgtggttttaaaaaaaaaagccagataTGCATTTAGgttttttgtgtatgttttatTAACTGGCTGTGTGCTGATTTTCAGGATTCTGGACATCGAACATGAGATGACCATGTTTGCTTTCTATTATGTTGGGATTGGAGTATCTGTATTCTTGCTAGGATACTTTCAGGTTAGTCCTGAAATGTCACATCATCACATTGCTTGCTTCACTTAATGCTAGAATTAAAACCGAAAAAGCCATCTTGAAATTATTTGACCCAATCAATTGTGAAATCGTTGAAAGAAACTAGATGTAGAAATATACTAGGATTCCTCGATTAATAAACTAAATCACTAATTATAGATGTGATCATCATCATCGCCATTTTGTGAGTCCATGAACATTTTTAGCTCTATGTGGGTTGTTAATCAATTTAATCAGATGAACTGGGTAGCCGGTGGCCAAAAGTCAAGCTTCTAGCTCCTCCCACTCTTCACTATTCAACTTTTAACCCTGCTTTTGACTCAAACTCAAATGCGCCACCTATTGGCAGCAGCTCTATAGCCTGCCCCTATTACCTTAAACGTAATTAAAGCACTATGATTAACAATTAATATGAAAAgctaagttaaataaaaatagaatcaAAACCATGATGAATAAGTCTAATATAATGTAATAGATCATatagaaaatccaaaatttagTTGTGAATGTCTGACATTTCGACTCACTTCCGGTTCACCTATTGgtaagttaatattttaaaaaaattgaagtaTCTGGGGTAAAGTCAAGTGAAGTATAAACCGAACTgggtattttatgtaaaatattgataataatgATTTTGCACATTAGataataacaaaactaaacctTGGACTGCTGATCCACCTCAATAAAAGCTGAAGACAGGCTTTGAAAATCAATTTTCCATATTAGCTTCCCATTCTGCAACCAGAagtgacttcctgtttgttattattttgcctatcaaagagaaaaatgaatatattttgcTTATTTGATGCTTTTACTGCATTACGCAAGACTGAACTTAGAATAGCTACGTTTCCATAAATGTCTTTAATGGAAATgtgtaattttgaaaaaaaacaaaactttagttCTTCTATAAAAGGTTtggtgctaggatgaggtggctgtatcaaaattagtttatcttgcaaaactgcaatgaaaacacttcTTTTTGCATCACATAAGTTACATGATCGACAAcaggatgttgccactggcgcaaactacaaagaagacgacaggaagtagctggaAGGTAATGGCGCTGTATGGTTTTTTGAAGGCACCACGTGAACGTCATTCCTATTCATGTGAGATTTtcattgcatttcttttaatcAGAACATCGTAATTGCAAAATTGAAAGTTTTTCATCATtggcagaatattgacaaagttttgcgttACATTCGTAAAATTCACAAGTCTGCCacaattttcaggtttttatttgaaaaataaatattggcaTTCTGGCTCTTCAGCAATGTAGTATTACTACTTTGCTTAGCTGATCCTAATTgtgatataatttaaaaaatgccttTGTAAACAGATTCATGTAAAACAGGTGTAATTCCTCGCTACCTAACTCTGACCAAACGTAAGAGTGACCTCCTTCGAATCCACTGACAGATCTCTCTGTGGGTGACAGCCGCTGCCAAACAGATTCAGCTCATCAGAAAAATGTACTTCAGCAAAGTGATGAGGATGGAGATCGGCTGGTTTGACTGCACCTCTGTTGGGGAGCTCAACACTCGCATGTCAGAGTGAGTCGGGTCGGGTGGGTTGACACTCCGGGCTGCAGCCCAGGAGTCTGACTTACAGACGTTCGTGTCTGTCTCAACAGTGACATAAACAAGATCAACGACGCCATCGCCGACCAGGTCGCCATATTTGTCCAGCGCTTCACCACATTTGTGTGCGGCTTCTCCATCGGGTTCGTGAAGGGATGGAAGCTGACGCTTGTCATCATCGCTGCCAGTCCATTGATTGGGGTTGGAGCGGGCCTCATGGCTCTGGTGAGAATACAACCGCTCTTCATTGTGTGTAAATTACCTTGACTTAATTAACTGGCACTTATCTTGACATTTCAACCTCACTTTAACTTGTAACAAGTAGAATCTTGACTTAATTTCTCACTAAAGCTGGTCaaaagtcagtttttaaaaagaagctgaaaagcTTTTCTAATGTATCTGTTGTAGAAATCGTTCATTATAGTATATTTGATAACTTTATCGTTTAATTTTTCATCTGTCATATGACTGAATGATTtctattgtgtgtttttaatgagaagtgatgttttttatgttttggatctcTGATGATTTACATATATCATATAAACTTTGTTTATTATTGACTAAAACtagaagaaatatataaattatttaatttaatgaaatttgtGCCTCGTCATTAGTTAGAAATAACAGAGGAGCTTTAGATTTAGATGGACTATGTAACCCCCAAGTAACATGATGCAGAGAAACTTAAAAATGGCTTCGGGCTTAATCTTATTATTGTGCTTAAGTtgtaaaaaaccaaacaaataaatgtcTAGGTGCTGTAACTTGGTTTGGAAATGAACTTATGAAAGTTTCTACAAGTCtcaaaccatttcaggtgactacctcttgaagctcatcaagaaaatgcagagcgtgtgcaaagcagtaatcacagcaaaaggttgctactttgaagaaactagaatataagggctattttcagttgttttacacttttttgtttagtgcatatttccacatgtgttattcatagttttgatgccttcagtgtgaatctacaatgtcaatagtcatgaaaataaaggaaactcattgaattaaaaggtgtgtccaaacttttggtctgtactgtatatggagTGAGTTTCAGCCCTCTTTAATCAACTTTGCATCTGTTTCTCGTGCAGTTCGTGGCCAAGTTGACAGGGATGGAGCTGCAGGCCTACGCTAAGGCCGGCGCTGTGGCCGATGAAGTCCTCTCTTCCATCAGGACTGTCGCTGCTTttggaggggagaaaaaggaAGTGGACAGGTGCGGATTGTGCAAGGTTGCAAACTGAAGCGAGAAGCATTGATTCTTTTCCGTGGAAATGAAGTCGAGCTTCTGTCTTTTTCTAAAGGTATGACAGGAACCTGGTCTCGGCGCAGCGATGGGGCATCAGGAAGGGGATGATCATGGGATTTTTCACTGGGTACATGTGGCTGATCATCTTCCTGTGTTATGCACTCGCCTTCTGGTACGGTTCCACTCTGGTGATCGACACTGAGGAGTACACACCAGGAACGCTGCTGCAGGTACTTATGACTTAACACACAATGCATGTCTTACAAGTCTTGTATAAGTCAGAGTTTTGTTAATACtgtctggaaatgtagaaaaaaagaaccagcaaaaccttttgttttctttcaggtttttttcgGGGTGCTGGTTGCAGCCATGAATTTGGGTCAGGCCTCCCCATGTTTGGAGTCGTTTGCAGCCGGCCGCGGAGCTGCTACTATAATATTTGAGACTATTGACAGAGTAGGAATGCCTCATGATTTACATTTTCCCACTGAAAAATTTTGCTGTAAATAATTGccttattaaacatttttcattaccTTGATTTGTCGCCCCAGGAGCCAGAAATTGACTGCTTATCAGAGGCTGGATACAAGCTGGACCGTGTCAAAGGAGATATTGAATTCCACAATGTGACCTTCCACTATCCATCCAGACCGGAAGTTAAGGTAAAGTACTGCTTGAAATATACGAAAGCTTTAtgaattttttagattttaagccCTAGAAGCACACAAGGAAGCTCCAACTGaacaattaaagtaaaataaatagaatatttatttgtttttgctttggaGAGAAGAaactattcatttttaaaatcctaATTATGTTTAATAAGCTCTGATTATGCCATGTAAAAGAGGTCAGTTTTAAAGAGATACAGTATTTCAAAACTAGCTGCCCTGTTCATCCAACATTTTGTCCTCTTTATGTCTGTCTCCGTAATGCAAATATCCAATAACACCAACCCATTGAGATTAGATTTCTGCAGTCAGTATACAATATTTCTTATTATGGAGCAAAGACCTGTCTGTGAGCAGATCCTGGACCAGCTCAGCGTGGTGGTGAAGTCAGGTGAGACCACCGCCTTCGTGGGGTCGAGCGGAGCGGGGAAGAGCACCGCCATCCAGCTCATTCAGCGCTTCTACGACCCTAAAGAAGGCATGGTAGGTGCAGGCCTTGGCGTATCACACTCTTAATGAACTGGTTCCTCCATCATTCCTCCCATCGCTTCTCCTGAGACCGAAGCCTTCCTCAACACACTCCTCCATCCTTTTTCAGCTCTCAAAAAATAACCATCCCCTGAGGGCGACAGAAGTACATGATAATCCGTTTCATTATTCAGTTAATGGTTCCTAACAGcctcatttttcactttttgaaagAATTGCACACCCTCACAAaccctctcttcctcttttccaGCCTATCAGAAAGGACATATTgctttctgaaggtttttgaaaagACTGACAACTACCATTGTtgctaagaaagaaaaaaaagggggggagcATTCGCGTGGCACACTGCTTTAATAGCATCATCCATCAAGTCCCCTTTGTCTTAGGTGACGCTGGACGGTCATGACATCAAAGGCCTGAACATCCAATGGTTGCGCTCTCTGATTGGGATAGTGGAGCAGGAGCCTGTACTGTTTGCCACCACCATCGCGGAGAACATACGCTACGGTCGACCCGGGGTGTCTATGGCGGACATCATCACTGCTGCAAAGGAGGCGAATGCGTACAACTTCATCATGGACCTTCCACAGGTttgacacacagagagaaaaaggacAAGAAACGTCCAGGTtaagatttcttgtttttgttgttttttttatttttttattttacaactttattgttCCAGATCGTCAAACACAGTGTGGAAAAAGTACGAGCAAATAACTGGCTGTGCCACTCTTGCTAGCAGCAACTACTAAGTAGTGTTTGTGATAACTGGTAATGAGTCTTTCACATTGTTGTGGAGGAATCTTACCCACTCCTTCCAATTAATGACCTTAATGGTCCCACTGGTGACTTTAACTTCCCTATTATTGACTTTGATACCCCCATTCAGTCACACTGGAGGGTTTTGCACTGTGAAGGGCACCTTTAAGGTTGTACGTTGTCATCTTAATTGGATTTAAGTTGAAACTTTGATTAAAtcacattctcttttttttaactccagtGAATCCCCATTTTTCGTTTGGGTTAGGGCCTCCTGCCACCTGCGAGTAGCTGGAAtccaagcaaagaaaaaaaaagctaactaAAAAAATTGTACAAGTTAAGAAATACTATTTAATTGCAAAGtgagtttaaaaagtacaattttattttattttcttaaatcctGCAGAAATTTGACACATTGGTGGGTGAGGGCGGGGGCCAGATGAGCGGAGGGCAGAAACAGAGGATAGCCATCGCTCGGGCCTTGGTCAGGAACCCTCGTATCTTACTGCTGGACATGGCAACTTCTGCTTTGGACAATGAGAGTGAAGCTATCGTTCAGGAAGCTCTGGATAAAGTATGTATGTCTTGTGCATGCATTCTGTTTCCAGGTAACCCAGTTACAGTCGTGAAATCTGAAATACTTTGGGCTCTCTTACAGGTACGCATGGGACGCACCACCATCTCTATTGCTCACCGACTGTCCACCATAAAGAACGCAGACATAATTGTTGGCTTCGAGCATGGCCGGGCGGTGGAGAGGGGAAAACATAATGAACTGCTGGAGAGGAAGGGGGTGTACTTCACTCTTGTCACCCTGCAGAGCCAGGGAGACAAGGCTTTGAATGAGAAGGCCCGGCAAAGTGAgtttagcattttaaataaatctggcCACATCAGCTGCCAAATATTGAGAAAGTTTCTCTTTCAAAGCCAGAACTTACTACAATAGTACAACATAAACACAATTTCTTtgctttcaaaaatatattgacatttttctaGTAACACAAACTGTTGCAGAGTTATGCAAATTTCCCTTGTGCAAATGAGTTGACTTTGACATGTTctgtgttagcatgctaacagcCCCATTAGTGGCCTTAACAGCCCTACTAGTGAACTTGAGGGCCCAATTAATAACCTTAACGAACCCATTATTAACCTTAATAACCACATTAATAACCTTAATGGACCCATTGGTAATATTATTTGCCCAATTAGTGACCTTACCTCGTCAAGTAATGACCCTGATGACCCCATTAATGACAGTAATGGAACTATAATTACCTTCAATGGACACATTAATGACCCTAAAGGACCAATTGGTCACCTTAACTATCCGATTAGTCAACTTGATGATACTATTAATGACCTTAAAAGGCCTTAT
This region of Xiphophorus hellerii strain 12219 chromosome 24, Xiphophorus_hellerii-4.1, whole genome shotgun sequence genomic DNA includes:
- the abcb11b gene encoding bile salt export pump isoform X3, with amino-acid sequence MPTGSVRLHSIKKLGQENHSYEVSDEGPAGSYMSMTNSKDKEKVQGNQEQPAIRVGFFQLFRFSTCKDVAMMIVGSFCAVLHGSAQPLMLLVFGLLTDTFIEYDIELNELRDDRKECVNNTIQWKTNYTVVQDPTRPLNQSDLDLIINSTLEMLIPLRNMSCGILDIEHEMTMFAFYYVGIGVSVFLLGYFQISLWVTAAAKQIQLIRKMYFSKVMRMEIGWFDCTSVGELNTRMSDDINKINDAIADQVAIFVQRFTTFVCGFSIGFVKGWKLTLVIIAASPLIGVGAGLMALFVAKLTGMELQAYAKAGAVADEVLSSIRTVAAFGGEKKEVDRYDRNLVSAQRWGIRKGMIMGFFTGYMWLIIFLCYALAFWYGSTLVIDTEEYTPGTLLQVFFGVLVAAMNLGQASPCLESFAAGRGAATIIFETIDREPEIDCLSEAGYKLDRVKGDIEFHNVTFHYPSRPEVKILDQLSVVVKSGETTAFVGSSGAGKSTAIQLIQRFYDPKEGMVTLDGHDIKGLNIQWLRSLIGIVEQEPVLFATTIAENIRYGRPGVSMADIITAAKEANAYNFIMDLPQKFDTLVGEGGGQMSGGQKQRIAIARALVRNPRILLLDMATSALDNESEAIVQEALDKVRMGRTTISIAHRLSTIKNADIIVGFEHGRAVERGKHNELLERKGVYFTLVTLQSQGDKALNEKARQMAEGLEPEPERLNLSRAGSYRASLRASIRQRSRSQLSNLIPDSSVPITGDLGPGAYSMSQEDKYKKSTPEEEEEEPVEPAPVARILKYNAPEWPYMVFGSLGAAVNGGVNPVYSLLFSQILATFSVTDPDAQRREINGICVFFVMVGVVSFFTQMLQGYAFAKSGELLTRRLRRIGFQAMLGQEIGWFDDHRNSPGALTTRLATDASQVQGATGSQIGMIVNSLTNIGVAIIMSFYFSWKLTLLILCFLPFIALSGGFQAKMLTGFAKQDKQAMESAGQISGEALNNIRTIAGLGKERSFVEKYEAHLTAPYQAALKKANVYGACYGFAQCVVFLTNAASFRFGGYLVEQEGLHFSLVFRWD
- the abcb11b gene encoding bile salt export pump isoform X1: MPTGSVRLHSIKKLGQENHSYEVSDEGPAGSYMSMTNSKDKEKVQGNQEQPAIRVGFFQLFRFSTCKDVAMMIVGSFCAVLHGSAQPLMLLVFGLLTDTFIEYDIELNELRDDRKECVNNTIQWKTNYTVVQDPTRPLNQSDLDLIINSTLEMLIPLRNMSCGILDIEHEMTMFAFYYVGIGVSVFLLGYFQISLWVTAAAKQIQLIRKMYFSKVMRMEIGWFDCTSVGELNTRMSDDINKINDAIADQVAIFVQRFTTFVCGFSIGFVKGWKLTLVIIAASPLIGVGAGLMALFVAKLTGMELQAYAKAGAVADEVLSSIRTVAAFGGEKKEVDRYDRNLVSAQRWGIRKGMIMGFFTGYMWLIIFLCYALAFWYGSTLVIDTEEYTPGTLLQVFFGVLVAAMNLGQASPCLESFAAGRGAATIIFETIDREPEIDCLSEAGYKLDRVKGDIEFHNVTFHYPSRPEVKILDQLSVVVKSGETTAFVGSSGAGKSTAIQLIQRFYDPKEGMVTLDGHDIKGLNIQWLRSLIGIVEQEPVLFATTIAENIRYGRPGVSMADIITAAKEANAYNFIMDLPQKFDTLVGEGGGQMSGGQKQRIAIARALVRNPRILLLDMATSALDNESEAIVQEALDKVRMGRTTISIAHRLSTIKNADIIVGFEHGRAVERGKHNELLERKGVYFTLVTLQSQGDKALNEKARQMAEGLEPEPERLNLSRAGSYRASLRASIRQRSRSQLSNLIPDSSVPITGDLGPGAYSMSQEDKYKKSTPEEEEEEPVEPAPVARILKYNAPEWPYMVFGSLGAAVNGGVNPVYSLLFSQILATFSVTDPDAQRREINGICVFFVMVGVVSFFTQMLQGYAFAKSGELLTRRLRRIGFQAMLGQEIGWFDDHRNSPGALTTRLATDASQVQGATGSQIGMIVNSLTNIGVAIIMSFYFSWKLTLLILCFLPFIALSGGFQAKMLTGFAKQDKQAMESAGQISGEALNNIRTIAGLGKERSFVEKYEAHLTAPYQAALKKANVYGACYGFAQCVVFLTNAASFRFGGYLVEQEGLHFSLVFRVISAIVTSGTALGRASSYTPDYAKAKISAARFFQLLDRVPPISVYSNRGEKWDNFQGNLDFIECKFTYPTRPDIQVLNGLNVSVKPGQTLAFVGSSGCGKSTSVQLLERFYDPDNGKVLIDGHESTRVNVPFLRSKIGIVSQEPVLFDCSIAENIKYGDNLREIGMNEVISAANKAQLHDFVMSLPEKYDTNVGSQGSQLSRGQKQRIAIARAIIRDPKILLLDEATSALDTESEKTVQEALDKAREGRTCIVIAHRLSTIQNSDIIAVMSRGFVIEKGTHDQLMALNGAYYKLVTTGAPIS